A genomic region of Kribbella sp. NBC_00382 contains the following coding sequences:
- a CDS encoding Ldh family oxidoreductase: MTTQASDADRRVLVRPAWLEATVSGVFTALGFEPTDATRIAVALVEADLRGVSSHGVMLVPMYVERLNAGGVTREHELDILHDAGAALVADARGGMGQLSSPQAMGHAIERAGRYGIGLVSVRNAHHFGAASRWAMQAAQAGCVGIAMSNTTPLMPAPGGAERIVGNNPLAIAVPTEAGSGIVLDMALSAVALGKIRLAASAGRPIPDSWATDQSGVPTTDAEAAVLGMLLPAAGHKGFGLALMIDVLTGVLSGGGWGDQVRPLYREPDRPNDCAHLFLAIDPELLGGIDGFRQRSSALAAKVRGSATAPGVERLYLPGEIEADRAAKQRRNGVLIERSGLDGLLQAARAVGAVVPTGGVLS; this comes from the coding sequence GTGACCACCCAGGCCTCGGACGCCGACCGCCGCGTACTCGTCCGGCCCGCGTGGCTGGAAGCGACCGTCTCCGGCGTCTTCACCGCCCTCGGTTTCGAGCCGACCGACGCGACCCGGATCGCCGTCGCGCTGGTCGAGGCAGACCTGCGTGGCGTCAGCTCGCACGGCGTGATGCTCGTCCCGATGTACGTCGAACGCCTGAACGCCGGTGGGGTCACCCGGGAACACGAACTCGACATCCTGCACGACGCCGGCGCGGCCCTGGTCGCGGATGCGCGCGGTGGGATGGGTCAACTCTCCAGCCCGCAAGCGATGGGCCATGCGATCGAGCGGGCCGGCCGGTACGGGATCGGTCTGGTCTCGGTCCGCAACGCGCACCACTTCGGCGCGGCCAGCCGGTGGGCGATGCAGGCTGCGCAGGCCGGTTGCGTGGGCATCGCGATGTCGAACACCACGCCGCTGATGCCGGCGCCCGGTGGGGCGGAGCGGATCGTCGGCAACAACCCGCTGGCGATCGCGGTACCGACGGAGGCCGGCTCGGGGATCGTGCTGGACATGGCGTTGTCGGCCGTTGCCTTGGGCAAGATTCGGCTGGCGGCCTCGGCAGGGCGGCCGATTCCGGACAGTTGGGCCACGGACCAGTCCGGAGTACCGACGACGGATGCTGAGGCCGCGGTACTGGGGATGTTGCTGCCGGCTGCGGGGCACAAGGGGTTCGGGCTGGCGTTGATGATCGACGTGCTGACCGGAGTACTGAGTGGTGGCGGTTGGGGCGACCAGGTGCGGCCGCTGTATCGCGAGCCGGATCGGCCGAACGACTGCGCGCATCTGTTCCTCGCGATCGACCCGGAGTTGCTGGGTGGGATCGATGGCTTCCGGCAGCGGTCGTCGGCGCTGGCGGCGAAGGTACGTGGCAGTGCGACCGCTCCTGGGGTGGAGCGGCTTTACCTGCCGGGGGAGATCGAGGCCGATCGCGCCGCGAAGCAGCGGCGGAACGGCGTACTGATCGAGAGGTCGGGACTGGACGGCTTGCTGCAGGCCGCGCGTGCGGTCGGCGCCGTCGTCCCGACGGGAGGGGTGCTGAGCTGA
- a CDS encoding ABC transporter ATP-binding protein, translating to MIRLDGVGQVFEGRGGEVRALEEIDLHVQENEFVTVIGRSGCGKSTLLRLIAGLLPPTSGGVEVAGEAVTGPRRDVSFMFQRPALLPWRSVVSNVMLPVEISGGDSERGKAQYRDRAHELLELVGLKGFESRLPHELSGGMQQRVSLCRSLIRSPKVMLMDEPFSALDALTRTELSAELQRIQMELATTIVFVTHSIEEAVVLADRVVVLTPRPGRLREIVEIEIPRPRTLGQNAHLAEVAQISAHLHSLLSEQERPVDLPEARR from the coding sequence ATGATCCGGCTGGACGGTGTGGGGCAGGTCTTCGAGGGCCGCGGAGGAGAGGTCCGCGCGCTCGAGGAGATCGACCTGCACGTCCAGGAGAACGAGTTCGTCACGGTGATCGGCCGGTCCGGTTGTGGCAAGTCCACACTGCTCCGGCTGATCGCGGGACTGTTGCCGCCGACGTCCGGCGGGGTCGAGGTGGCCGGTGAGGCCGTCACCGGTCCCCGCCGGGACGTCTCCTTCATGTTCCAGCGACCGGCCCTGCTGCCGTGGCGGTCGGTGGTGTCGAACGTGATGCTGCCGGTGGAGATCTCCGGCGGCGACTCCGAGCGCGGCAAGGCGCAGTACCGGGACCGCGCGCACGAACTGCTCGAGCTGGTCGGGCTGAAGGGCTTCGAGAGCCGGCTCCCGCACGAGCTGTCCGGCGGCATGCAGCAGCGGGTGTCGCTGTGCCGGTCGCTGATCCGCAGCCCCAAGGTGATGCTGATGGACGAGCCGTTCTCGGCGCTCGACGCGCTGACCCGGACCGAGCTGTCGGCGGAGCTGCAGCGGATCCAGATGGAGTTGGCCACCACCATCGTCTTCGTCACCCACTCGATCGAAGAGGCCGTCGTACTGGCCGATCGGGTCGTCGTGCTGACGCCCCGGCCGGGCCGGTTGCGCGAGATCGTCGAGATCGAGATCCCGCGCCCCCGCACCCTGGGGCAGAACGCCCACCTGGCCGAGGTGGCACAGATCAGCGCGCACCTGCACAGCCTTTTGTCCGAGCAGGAGCGCCCCGTCGACCTGCCCGAGGCACGGCGATGA
- a CDS encoding fumarylacetoacetate hydrolase family protein — translation MRFVTIEHGGREWPAVLDGEDVVLLQASDLVSVIEAGPAGVVAARNELITGERLPLASVSLRAPLRRFRRDVLCTGWNYWDHFEESKGKRDGQDVDRPEHPTFFTKGPDVVIGPYDEIAYDPAISAKWDYEAELALVIGKAGRSIPVADALDHVWGYTLANDVSQRDLQRQHGGQWLKGKSIDQTMPLGPWIVTADEFGDPQDVHLQCLLNGEVMQDASTKQMAYDVATLISELSFGMTLRPGDLLLTGTPAGIGNAREPQVFLAEGDEVVTRADKIGELRNKLVYRELA, via the coding sequence ATGCGGTTCGTGACGATCGAACACGGCGGGCGTGAGTGGCCCGCCGTACTGGACGGCGAGGACGTCGTTCTGTTGCAGGCTTCGGACCTGGTCTCGGTGATCGAGGCGGGTCCGGCCGGAGTGGTTGCCGCGCGCAACGAACTGATCACCGGCGAACGGTTGCCGTTGGCATCGGTATCGTTGCGCGCGCCGTTGCGGCGGTTCCGCCGTGACGTGCTGTGCACCGGCTGGAACTACTGGGACCACTTCGAGGAGAGCAAGGGCAAGCGCGACGGTCAGGACGTCGACCGGCCCGAGCACCCGACCTTCTTCACCAAGGGCCCGGACGTGGTGATCGGCCCGTACGACGAGATCGCGTACGACCCGGCGATCTCGGCCAAGTGGGACTACGAGGCGGAGCTGGCGCTGGTGATCGGCAAGGCCGGGCGCAGCATCCCCGTCGCCGATGCGCTGGACCACGTCTGGGGCTACACGCTGGCCAACGACGTGTCGCAGCGCGACCTGCAACGCCAGCACGGTGGCCAGTGGCTCAAGGGCAAGAGCATCGACCAGACCATGCCGCTCGGCCCGTGGATCGTCACCGCCGACGAGTTCGGCGACCCGCAGGACGTGCACCTGCAGTGCCTGCTGAACGGCGAGGTCATGCAGGACGCCTCGACCAAGCAGATGGCCTACGACGTGGCGACGCTGATCAGTGAGCTGTCGTTCGGAATGACGCTGCGCCCAGGCGACCTGCTGCTGACGGGTACTCCCGCCGGCATCGGCAACGCCCGCGAGCCGCAGGTGTTCCTGGCCGAGGGCGACGAGGTAGTGACCCGCGCGGACAAGATCGGTGAGCTGCGCAACAAGCTGGTCTACCGGGAGCTCGCATGA
- a CDS encoding FAD-dependent monooxygenase gives MPTDQQLPVAVVGAGPIGLTTALGLAHYGVPFVLLEEDAVLSSDTKAGTTLTRTLEIWDRYGAVEGILAAALRIDEIGDIDRATNTPRASVQLAELVNDTQFPFVINLPQQTMEPILEAALSGGTLLKQHKLESFEVLDDRVVLTVSTVDGLQQIEASHLLACDGGKSKVRDALGATVSGETLPERYMLIDVVVDLDVSNARDYPYLAYFSDRSEWMVLIRQPNCWRFLFPLAEGAEQPGEEDMLVKVKQFIGEVDRIELLGSVVYNVHHRVADHWSAERKVFLMGDAAHLITPMWALGLNTGALDASNLPWRLAWVLRGWADPSLLDGYEQEQRPVAINGSGEMAEAARKYMSHQRGAVTAAGSDWATAYTRTLLGVRLDVDGEGDWSMVMTSAEPPAVRAGDRAPDLALQGPRGRQTIHGLCRESFVALYFTDVRRRPAVPLNDSPALKHYAVSRWDAPLDSGLRDRSLFDPGSIATNRYGVPAETVVLVRPDGHIAAVAPMADGVAEELYTGITGRPVPREGL, from the coding sequence TTGCCCACTGACCAGCAGCTGCCCGTGGCCGTCGTCGGCGCCGGGCCGATCGGCCTGACGACGGCCCTCGGCCTGGCTCACTACGGCGTGCCGTTCGTGCTGCTCGAGGAGGACGCGGTGCTCTCCTCGGACACCAAGGCCGGTACGACGCTGACCCGGACGCTGGAGATCTGGGACCGGTACGGCGCCGTCGAGGGCATTCTCGCGGCCGCGCTCCGGATCGACGAGATCGGCGACATCGACCGGGCCACCAACACGCCGCGCGCCTCGGTACAGCTGGCCGAGCTGGTCAACGACACCCAGTTCCCGTTCGTGATCAACCTGCCGCAGCAGACCATGGAGCCGATCCTGGAGGCCGCACTCTCTGGTGGCACGCTGCTGAAGCAGCACAAGCTGGAGTCGTTCGAGGTGCTCGACGACCGGGTGGTGCTGACCGTCTCGACGGTGGATGGTCTGCAGCAGATCGAGGCGTCCCACCTGCTCGCCTGTGATGGCGGCAAGAGCAAGGTGCGGGACGCGCTCGGCGCCACGGTGTCGGGGGAGACCCTGCCCGAGCGGTACATGCTGATCGACGTCGTGGTCGACCTGGACGTCTCGAACGCTCGCGACTACCCGTACCTCGCCTACTTCTCGGACCGGTCCGAGTGGATGGTTTTGATCCGGCAGCCCAACTGCTGGCGCTTCCTCTTCCCGCTCGCCGAAGGTGCTGAGCAGCCTGGTGAAGAGGACATGCTGGTCAAGGTCAAGCAGTTCATCGGCGAGGTGGACCGGATCGAGCTGCTCGGCTCGGTCGTCTACAACGTGCACCACCGGGTGGCCGACCACTGGTCCGCGGAGCGCAAGGTGTTCCTGATGGGCGACGCGGCCCACCTGATCACACCGATGTGGGCACTGGGCCTCAACACCGGAGCGCTGGACGCGTCCAACCTGCCCTGGCGGCTTGCCTGGGTACTACGCGGCTGGGCCGACCCGTCGCTGCTGGATGGGTACGAGCAGGAGCAGCGGCCGGTTGCCATCAACGGGTCGGGCGAGATGGCCGAGGCGGCTCGCAAGTACATGTCCCACCAGCGGGGTGCGGTGACCGCGGCCGGGAGTGATTGGGCGACGGCGTACACGCGCACGCTGCTCGGTGTACGGCTGGATGTGGATGGGGAAGGCGACTGGTCGATGGTGATGACCAGTGCTGAGCCGCCTGCGGTCCGGGCCGGCGACAGGGCGCCTGACTTGGCGCTGCAGGGTCCTCGTGGGCGTCAGACGATCCACGGGTTGTGCCGGGAGTCCTTTGTCGCGCTGTACTTCACGGACGTACGGCGTCGGCCTGCTGTGCCTTTGAACGACTCTCCGGCTCTGAAGCACTATGCGGTGTCGCGGTGGGATGCGCCGCTGGACTCCGGGCTTCGGGACCGCTCGCTGTTCGACCCGGGCAGCATCGCGACCAACCGGTACGGCGTACCGGCTGAGACGGTTGTACTGGTGCGGCCGGATGGGCATATCGCTGCAGTGGCGCCTATGGCTGATGGTGTGGCCGAGGAGCTCTACACCGGGATCACTGGCCGGCCTGTGCCGCGGGAGGGGCTCTGA
- a CDS encoding sensor histidine kinase codes for MANVLVRGSTYLRWVYLLLGAALVLAFILVDSGLASLLEGLDLPPVLSAIFVILIAVVPPLVLGTLPAVREVEGIAVESLLGVRFEERPLGPSRTWPQRRRTTTWFCLHLAAGGFVGVLSTIVFGLGAVLIAAPFRSPDRRELIPGVDYTTTGRWTDFWMPLATIAAVIGLILLSAGIGALLAYAAPRLLGPTPAERIELLERRTATLAERNRLARELHDSVGHTLSLVTIQAAAARKVLATDPAFAETALAAMETSARAALADLDHVLGLLRDDRRPGSATAPQATLGNLTRLVEATRAGGITVGVRRTGDLEQLPAAVSREAYRIIQEGLTNAIRHAGRPAGEVSVDLLINLDKSGLLLELTNPVTAGAADHSGGGRGLAGIRERVAVLRGTVEAGLVADRWRLAVTLPVAVTTKG; via the coding sequence GTGGCGAACGTGCTGGTCCGGGGGTCGACCTATCTGCGATGGGTCTACCTGCTGCTCGGCGCCGCCTTGGTGCTCGCCTTCATCCTGGTCGACAGCGGTCTGGCGTCCCTGCTCGAGGGCCTGGACCTCCCGCCGGTGTTGTCGGCGATCTTCGTCATCCTGATCGCGGTCGTCCCGCCGCTCGTACTGGGCACGTTGCCCGCCGTACGAGAAGTGGAAGGCATCGCGGTCGAGTCGCTGCTCGGCGTCCGCTTCGAGGAGCGGCCGCTCGGCCCGTCCCGGACCTGGCCGCAACGACGCCGGACGACGACCTGGTTCTGCCTGCACCTGGCCGCCGGCGGCTTCGTCGGCGTGCTCTCCACGATCGTCTTCGGTCTCGGCGCCGTCCTGATCGCGGCACCCTTCCGCTCCCCCGATCGGCGCGAGCTGATCCCCGGCGTGGACTACACGACCACCGGCCGATGGACCGACTTCTGGATGCCGCTGGCAACCATCGCGGCGGTGATCGGGCTGATCCTGTTGTCCGCCGGGATCGGCGCCCTGCTCGCGTACGCCGCGCCGCGGCTGCTCGGACCGACGCCGGCCGAGCGGATCGAGCTGCTCGAACGCCGGACGGCAACCCTTGCCGAGCGCAACCGATTGGCCCGCGAGCTGCACGACAGCGTCGGCCACACGCTCAGCCTGGTCACCATCCAGGCGGCCGCCGCGCGCAAGGTGCTGGCGACCGATCCCGCCTTCGCCGAGACGGCGCTGGCCGCGATGGAGACGTCTGCCCGGGCCGCGCTCGCCGATCTAGACCACGTCCTCGGGCTGCTCCGTGACGATCGCCGGCCAGGGTCTGCGACGGCTCCGCAGGCGACGCTCGGCAACCTCACCCGGTTGGTCGAGGCGACTCGGGCCGGCGGCATCACGGTCGGCGTACGGCGTACCGGGGATCTTGAGCAGTTGCCCGCCGCCGTTTCGCGGGAGGCGTACCGGATCATCCAAGAAGGCCTCACGAACGCGATCCGGCACGCGGGGCGACCGGCCGGCGAGGTGAGTGTCGACCTGTTGATCAACCTGGACAAGTCCGGGCTGCTGCTGGAGTTGACCAACCCGGTCACTGCAGGCGCCGCTGATCACTCGGGCGGCGGCCGGGGACTGGCCGGTATCCGTGAAAGGGTCGCCGTACTCCGCGGCACCGTCGAGGCCGGCCTGGTCGCGGATCGCTGGCGGCTCGCGGTGACACTGCCCGTCGCCGTCACAACGAAGGGATAA
- a CDS encoding RidA family protein yields the protein MAKTQLTSAALRSPNGVFSQATTIEATGRLVFVSGMTARTPDGTIVGVGDVREQTRQVCENVRAAVVEAGGTLDDVCRVDVYVRNMEDFGKIHEIRAQYFHEPLPASTMVEVSKLAHPDYLIEISAIAVIP from the coding sequence ATGGCGAAGACACAACTGACGAGCGCGGCGCTGCGGAGCCCGAACGGGGTCTTCTCGCAGGCGACCACGATCGAGGCGACCGGCCGGCTGGTGTTCGTGTCCGGGATGACCGCGCGGACGCCGGACGGCACGATCGTCGGCGTCGGCGACGTCCGGGAGCAGACCCGGCAGGTCTGCGAGAACGTGCGCGCCGCGGTCGTCGAGGCCGGCGGCACGCTGGACGACGTCTGCCGGGTGGACGTGTACGTCCGCAACATGGAGGACTTCGGCAAGATCCACGAGATCCGCGCCCAGTACTTCCACGAGCCGCTGCCCGCCTCGACGATGGTCGAGGTCAGCAAGCTGGCCCACCCTGACTACCTGATCGAGATCTCCGCGATCGCGGTGATCCCATGA
- a CDS encoding ABC transporter permease, protein MTNRSWLTHSRTAAVLLPIVGLILALALWWVATVVFSVDSYLLPNPGEVVSSFADQPGYLLENTWISLVETVEGFVLSILVGVPVALLIVRSVVVERLLYPLLLAVNAIPKIAIAPLLVVWFGFGQWPKVLMVLLVCFFPIVISTASGMKSTPAELVELLKSLNASKTQEFFKLRLQYALPQIFTGLKVAISLAVIGSVIAEFVGATSGLGYVITSSGASADTALAFAAMTLLSIMAIILFYGLVLLEHLLLPWARETR, encoded by the coding sequence ATGACGAACCGTTCCTGGCTGACACATTCCCGTACTGCGGCAGTCCTGCTGCCCATCGTCGGCCTGATCCTCGCGCTGGCTCTGTGGTGGGTGGCCACTGTCGTCTTCTCGGTCGACTCGTACCTGCTGCCGAACCCGGGTGAGGTGGTGAGCAGCTTCGCCGACCAGCCCGGCTACCTGCTCGAGAACACCTGGATCTCGCTGGTGGAGACCGTCGAGGGCTTCGTGCTGTCGATCCTGGTCGGCGTACCGGTGGCCCTGCTGATCGTCCGGTCGGTCGTGGTGGAGCGGTTGCTCTACCCGCTGCTGCTGGCCGTCAACGCGATCCCGAAGATCGCCATCGCGCCGCTGCTCGTGGTGTGGTTCGGTTTCGGTCAGTGGCCGAAGGTCCTGATGGTGTTGCTGGTCTGCTTCTTCCCGATCGTGATCTCGACCGCCAGCGGGATGAAGTCCACGCCGGCCGAGCTGGTCGAGCTGCTCAAGTCGCTGAACGCCAGCAAGACGCAGGAGTTCTTCAAGCTGCGGCTGCAGTACGCGCTGCCGCAGATCTTCACCGGGCTGAAGGTCGCCATCTCGCTGGCCGTGATCGGGTCGGTGATCGCCGAGTTCGTCGGCGCCACCTCCGGCCTGGGATATGTGATCACCAGCTCCGGCGCCAGCGCCGACACCGCGCTGGCCTTCGCCGCGATGACGCTGCTCAGCATCATGGCCATCATCTTGTTCTACGGACTGGTACTGCTGGAACACCTGCTGCTCCCGTGGGCGCGGGAGACCAGGTGA
- a CDS encoding response regulator transcription factor, translating into MEISVVVVDDEPLIRSGLRAIIDAEPDLRVVGEAGDGAEVLPVVRRTQPDVVLMDVRMPAVDGIQATRLLLDGLDPAPRVLVVTTFENDDYVYDALRAGASGFLLKRTPPDDIIAAIRTVAGSESLLFPEAIRALALAHVAEQGQSTGLDEFQLTEREQEVLRLMARGLSNAEIAGELILGVQTIKTHVANLLSKLGARDRTQAVIQAYESGFVPLR; encoded by the coding sequence GTGGAGATCTCTGTAGTCGTGGTGGACGACGAGCCGCTGATCCGGAGCGGGTTGCGCGCGATCATCGACGCGGAGCCCGACCTGCGCGTCGTCGGCGAGGCCGGGGATGGCGCTGAGGTGCTGCCGGTGGTTCGGCGTACCCAGCCTGATGTCGTCCTGATGGACGTCCGGATGCCTGCCGTCGACGGCATCCAGGCGACCCGGCTACTGCTGGACGGCCTCGACCCGGCTCCGCGGGTGCTGGTGGTGACCACCTTCGAGAACGACGACTATGTGTACGACGCGCTGCGGGCCGGCGCGTCCGGGTTCCTGCTCAAGCGCACTCCCCCGGACGACATCATCGCGGCGATCCGTACGGTCGCGGGCAGCGAGTCGCTGCTGTTCCCCGAGGCGATCCGGGCGCTGGCGCTCGCGCATGTGGCCGAGCAGGGTCAGTCGACGGGGCTGGACGAGTTCCAGCTGACCGAGCGCGAGCAGGAGGTCCTGCGCCTGATGGCGCGCGGGCTATCCAACGCGGAGATCGCCGGCGAGCTCATCCTCGGCGTACAGACGATCAAGACCCACGTGGCCAACCTGCTGTCCAAGCTGGGCGCCCGGGACCGGACGCAAGCCGTCATCCAGGCGTACGAATCCGGCTTCGTCCCGCTGCGCTGA
- a CDS encoding ABC transporter substrate-binding protein: MRFRRSAVALVAVLALATGMSACNDDSKTGTNGDAKLEKVSYLTSFGTFGREAYAYVALDKGYFKDAGFDVTITPGKGTVDVMKIVAGGQADYGIGDFTALMITLAKQKLPVTTVGMIQQKSMAAIVGLQGGQIKDRDPKSLMKANGEKTRILDQPGSTNQVTFPLYAQQAGVDKSKVEFVPSPPPALAGLLAANKGDGIGQFVVGVPLVEAADKEKHRKAVVLPYGDKVQDLYGNAIIARDDLVKDHPAQVQKFTAALLKGMDTALADPAAAAKILKKYVPDTNEEVAAKELVLMKPYVKPDGYKGVPGGVETDRIERVIADLVKYNVIQPGSIKPTDVVDTDLTPKG; the protein is encoded by the coding sequence ATGAGGTTCAGACGTTCGGCCGTCGCCCTGGTCGCAGTGCTTGCACTGGCCACCGGGATGAGCGCGTGCAACGACGACAGCAAGACCGGCACGAACGGGGACGCGAAACTGGAGAAGGTCAGCTACCTGACCTCTTTCGGCACCTTCGGCCGTGAGGCCTATGCCTATGTCGCCCTGGACAAGGGCTACTTCAAGGATGCCGGCTTCGACGTGACGATCACGCCGGGCAAGGGCACCGTCGACGTGATGAAGATCGTGGCCGGCGGTCAGGCCGACTACGGGATCGGCGACTTCACCGCGCTGATGATCACGCTGGCCAAGCAGAAGCTTCCGGTCACCACGGTCGGGATGATCCAGCAGAAGTCGATGGCGGCGATCGTCGGCCTGCAGGGCGGTCAGATCAAGGACCGCGACCCGAAGTCGCTGATGAAGGCCAACGGCGAGAAGACCCGGATCCTGGACCAGCCCGGTTCGACGAACCAGGTGACCTTCCCGCTGTACGCCCAGCAGGCCGGGGTGGACAAGTCCAAGGTCGAGTTCGTGCCGTCCCCGCCGCCGGCGCTGGCCGGGCTGCTCGCCGCCAACAAGGGTGACGGCATCGGTCAGTTCGTGGTCGGTGTCCCGCTGGTCGAGGCGGCCGACAAGGAGAAGCACCGCAAGGCCGTCGTGCTGCCGTACGGCGACAAGGTGCAGGACCTCTACGGCAACGCGATCATCGCCCGCGATGACCTGGTCAAGGACCACCCCGCCCAGGTGCAGAAGTTCACCGCGGCGCTGCTCAAGGGCATGGACACCGCACTGGCCGACCCGGCCGCGGCGGCGAAGATCCTGAAGAAGTACGTTCCGGACACCAATGAAGAGGTGGCCGCCAAGGAACTCGTGCTGATGAAGCCCTACGTGAAGCCGGACGGCTACAAAGGGGTGCCCGGTGGGGTCGAGACCGATCGCATCGAGCGCGTCATCGCCGACCTGGTCAAGTACAACGTCATCCAGCCGGGTTCGATCAAGCCCACCGATGTGGTCGACACCGACCTGACTCCCAAGGGCTGA
- a CDS encoding GntR family transcriptional regulator, whose protein sequence is MSSRLELLPGGGRGGRRTLAETAAAELHQLILSGELPSGTPLRLVELANRLDMSQMPVREGLRRLEALGLVDIIPHKGAWVRELSLEDLHDTHETRLALESLAVRAAAEHFGEEDAEKARLALAELLQLSRSEDSIGARQAHADFHFALYRAGGSQWLARAIEPVWQNSERYRFGSRQTALQIERNRQEHQAILDACVARDADAAEQALRNHLAGAVQRITETMTSKHSQREGTS, encoded by the coding sequence ATGAGCAGCCGGTTGGAGCTGCTGCCCGGTGGCGGTCGTGGTGGACGCCGTACGTTGGCAGAGACGGCCGCTGCCGAGTTGCACCAGCTCATCCTGTCGGGCGAGCTCCCGAGCGGTACTCCGCTCCGGTTGGTCGAGCTGGCCAACCGGCTGGACATGAGCCAGATGCCTGTCCGGGAAGGCCTCCGCCGGTTGGAGGCGCTCGGGCTGGTCGACATCATCCCGCACAAGGGCGCTTGGGTTCGGGAGCTGTCGCTGGAGGACCTGCACGACACCCATGAGACTCGGCTCGCGCTGGAGAGTCTCGCAGTACGGGCTGCTGCTGAGCACTTCGGCGAAGAGGACGCAGAGAAGGCTCGCCTGGCACTGGCTGAGCTACTGCAGCTCTCGCGGTCCGAGGACTCCATCGGGGCGCGGCAGGCACATGCTGACTTCCACTTCGCGCTTTACCGGGCTGGTGGGTCGCAGTGGCTTGCCCGGGCTATCGAGCCGGTGTGGCAGAACAGTGAGCGCTACCGGTTCGGTAGCCGGCAGACGGCTTTGCAGATCGAGCGGAACCGGCAGGAGCACCAGGCGATCCTGGACGCCTGTGTCGCCCGTGACGCCGACGCTGCCGAGCAGGCCTTGCGCAATCACCTGGCTGGCGCGGTACAGCGGATCACCGAGACGATGACCTCCAAGCACTCACAGCGCGAGGGGACGTCATGA
- a CDS encoding SDR family NAD(P)-dependent oxidoreductase yields MKVSFDATGEVVVITGGAQGIGAALAAAVVGCGGTAVVFDVVSGAVVGVEYVLVDVSDRAAVLKAVDGVVERHGRIDGLVAGAAVQPRSAVLDTTAEQWTRTLQVNLDGVVWVCQAVVPHMVSARSGSVVVFTSGMAVTGFPGAAAYASSKAALGAFARSLAAEVAEHRVRVNVIAPGVIDTEQFRSANIGADLEHWRDTTGIGDAEDVVGPLLFLLSDAAAMTGSQLTRERVFARLETFEES; encoded by the coding sequence ATGAAGGTGAGCTTCGACGCGACCGGCGAGGTCGTGGTCATCACAGGTGGAGCGCAGGGCATCGGTGCAGCCCTGGCTGCGGCCGTGGTTGGTTGCGGCGGTACTGCGGTGGTCTTTGATGTTGTCTCCGGGGCTGTCGTTGGTGTCGAGTACGTGCTCGTAGACGTATCGGACCGGGCCGCTGTGCTCAAGGCAGTGGATGGAGTAGTCGAGCGGCACGGGCGGATTGACGGACTGGTCGCCGGGGCCGCAGTACAGCCGCGTTCGGCGGTCTTGGACACGACTGCTGAGCAGTGGACCCGCACGCTCCAGGTGAACCTGGATGGCGTGGTCTGGGTCTGCCAGGCGGTGGTGCCGCACATGGTCTCTGCGCGCAGCGGGTCGGTGGTCGTCTTCACGTCGGGGATGGCGGTGACCGGGTTCCCGGGCGCTGCGGCGTACGCGTCGAGCAAGGCGGCGCTGGGGGCCTTCGCCCGGTCGCTGGCCGCCGAGGTGGCCGAGCACCGGGTCCGGGTCAACGTGATCGCACCGGGGGTGATCGACACCGAGCAGTTCCGGTCTGCCAACATCGGTGCCGACTTGGAGCACTGGCGTGACACGACTGGGATCGGCGATGCCGAGGATGTGGTCGGCCCGTTGCTCTTCCTGTTGTCCGACGCGGCTGCGATGACCGGCTCGCAGCTGACCCGTGAGCGGGTCTTCGCCCGGCTAGAGACCTTCGAGGAGAGCTGA